The genomic window GAACCAGAATATCAAAATGCATTATCATGCCATTTGTTTTGGTGACATAGCTGTCCCAAACTGCTACCTTCATACTACTTAATACTTAATAGCGGTATTGGTTCTTTACTGAAATTGGAAAATTGTAGTTAGAACATTTACCACCTAACTGAAAAAATATTTCCCAATAAAGATAATGATTCCATTTTTATTGGGCAGAAATACTATGCTTTTACGTCTACAATTGACGCACCGAAATTAATATGCAACACATTTCCATTAGGCGTCACTAATGCCGGTACCGATTTCACCCCGGCACTTTCGGCTTCGGATACACGGGACTTTTCGCTGCCCAAATGAACTACCTCTACTTTGTCCGCACCAAGCAATCCAATAATGTCATGTTCTGCACTAATACACACTGGACATCCGGCATGATAGAATACTGATTTACTCATTTTTAACTAATTTTTATGGTTCGACGAAATTGTCCACGCAAATATAGTTAGTTATCCTAACATTTACAATTATTTTATTTCTCCAACTATTTTTGGCTCCTCATATTCAAAATATTAATATCCTTTTATCTAATATATGCTGTTGAACCAATACTCTGTTCCATAATTATAGTCATAGAACCCTTCAAAGCGGCAGAATCGGAGCAATCTTAAAGATATCCTTACGAATTGCTCAAAATCAGCTGACAAATACCTGAGCTTTAATTAATAAATTATAAACAATTATTCTTTAAGCGTAAATGACAGAAATAGTCAACATTTGTCTTTAAATTGAATGAATGCAAAAAAAAATATTTGTCTAAGTGGCAATAACTAAAATGAATATCCAATTAATAAATTTCTAATTCCTAAATAATTAATCTTTAATCCATTTTCATGATTTGAATGAAAATCCGTTGCTGTAATAGTTGCATTTCCGAGCACAATGTATTTTTCATAATACGTATTTTCAAATTTTGAATCATAGTAAGCAACTGACAAACCTGTTTCTACTCCCAAATGGAACTGACTTGTAAAATAGTATTTCAAACCTAAAAAAGGGATAACCCCGACTTGAACTCTCTTTTCATATGTATATAAAAACTTTTCAGAATTACTATTCAATATAATAATATAATATTGATTATATCCACCTTTAAAATAACTTCCATAAATGTCACATCCAAAATAGTGAACAAATCGCTTATTTTGAAATTGCTTTTCCAGACCAAATCCCAAAGTAAAATCAATATTGGATCGAAAATTCAATGAATTAGTAACTTGCAAAAAAGTGTCATTTTTGAATTTGATTTGAGAACTTAATGTAAGATAAGTTCTCAAATAATTTACTGAATTCAAGTCAATCAATTTACCTCGGCTAAACTTCGTCTTAAAAATGATAGATGCAGAAGCTGTATTATCAAAAACACTTTTGAATGTTCGAAATCCGATTTCGATTTGATATTTGTTCTTCCTTATTTCACTTAAGCTTGATTTACGTTCTTCATTTTGAGCTTTCACATTTTGATTGATGAAAACCACTAATACTAATAGACTTATAAATATTCTCATTTGGATAATTTTAAATAATTCAGCAAGTTTTAAATAAAGTTTACCTGTAATAAATTACAGGCTACCATACATATCCACTTCCTCTTTAGATATCACTCATACAGCTACATTTTCCATTTAATAAGGCAAATTTAATGATTTTTAGAAGAGTTGCAAACCTCAACACGCTGTTTTTTAGAATTCAAGAAATTATGAATCAATAAGTTACAATCAGCAGACTGAAGGTCCATTCTAACTATAAATCCTTGTTGCTCGGGTATTTAGTCACTAAATAAACTGTTGTTCGCTGCATGCTCAGGCTAAATAATCTTATCCAAGGGTTTCTCAGCTTGCCGCTAGCATAGTTAAATCATCTAACTTTTCCGGTAAAAACTGTGCGTGATACATCAAACTTCCGGTTGGAGCGCCTAATATTCTATGGATTTCGGTTTGTGTGTAATGTAGCTTAAAATTGGGAATATTAAACCTGCCGATCTAAAATAGAATAGATTCCTTAGTCAAATTCAATCCTATCATGCTAAACTTTCATTACAAATATCGCTCTTGAATGACATTTATATGGTGTAGGATATGTCCCATCATAATCCATGCCAGGGCCCTCGCACTGAAATTACTGCTAACACCTTTTCCTAAAAATTTGCTTTGCTCCTCAGTTATATTTTGAAACAGAAGCCCGGAATTCTGCCGCACGACCTGGAATTCATTAATTAAACTGTTCATGCTCCTAGATGCTACGTTCACGTTTGATGCGTAAAGTTTGTCGTCCATACTATAAAAAACTGTTTTGTAATCTCCTCTGATGCAAACAAGAGCTCTATACGCAAATACTCGCTCAGTGTCTATAATATGCATTAATACCTCCTTTATTGTCCACTTATCACCTCCATATTTATAATTATGCTTATCCGGTGGAATATTTGCAAAAAAATCGATCGTCCTTTTTGTATTATCTGCAAACATTGTCTCAAAATCACCTAAATCGACCAAATCAATATAAGCTTTAAAATAAGGATCATACTCTTGCTGCTCTGGTCTTTTAATTTTCATCTTTACTATAATTAACTCAACCTAAAATAAAGCAAATCCATGCTTTAATTACAATGGCAAAATTGCCAAACTTTATACAAAAGTAAAAATATTATATATAAGTAAGGTTACAATTCATGATCACTAAAATGAGATAAGTCATCATCCCTGCTTCAATAAGAGATACACTTACCAGGAAGTCCTTTCAAAGAAATGCACTAACCCCCTATAAACTGGACTATTTTCAATTCTATTTAAAATCTTATTTCCAAACTATAGTGATTAACCCGCTTAAAATCAAAATTGCTCCTATACAAATTTTCCAAGTTAATTGTTCCTGTAAAAATAAGAATGAAAGGATTATTGTTATTATAATACTTGCTTTGTCAATTAGTGCAACTTCTGAAACTTGGCCAATTTTTATAGCTTTGTAGTAGAATATCCAGGAAACTGTCGTTGTCAAAGCAGATACTCCTAAAAAGGAAACGTCTTTTAGAGTTAAGTTCAAAAAGTCCTTTATTTGATTGAACACAAAAATGTTTATCCAAATAAATGCGAATACAAAACTTGTTCTAATCGCAAGGCCGGTGTCAGCACTTACATTTTTAAGCCCTGCTTTTGCCACAACAGAGGTCAAACCTGCAAAAAGCATGGAGATTAAAGCATAAAATTGATATTGTTTCACTATTAACTTTGTTGTTTCTTGAGGTTCTTGGTAACTTAAATATAATACTTCTAAACATAAATATCTATTTTGATTAGAGACATTAATATTCTTGAGTAAAAGTACATTAAAGGTATCAATATTTTAATTAGAGAGGCCATAATGTCCATAAGAAATCTTGCTTGCATATTTTATAAGGTTAAGCTTTCATGGAAGGCAAGGTGATTCAGACAAGTTTATTCAATTTTTCCTGATTATCATTAATGTTGAAAGTTAAAACCAGGTATTCTTATGCTTATAAGCATAATTCTGAAAAAATGTTCCCAACCAATTTGAAGATAAGAATTCCACCAAGGAAGTTCCTTTATGGATAAGTATTCAGCCAGCTGGATTCCGGAATGGTCCCCAAAAAACTTTAGTGTTTTAGTGAATTGATAAATTAGGATAAATAATAGTAGAAAATAATCTCAGTAAACATGTCAGCAAAATCAAAACTAATGTGTCAATAAATCAAACAGGATTATTCTGTCCTAGTGAGTCTTCCAATGGACTCATCCGCATTTGTAATCTTGGTATGCCGGTAACATGATTCATAATGTATAAAAATATACATTACAATTAATATTGCCACGATTTAATTATATTAATTTTTTGGTAGTTTTTTCACAACCTGACATCAGACTGTGAAAATACCATATTTTCTGTTTTCAAATGCATTAAACACCTGGTAAAATTTAATATAACCGAATTTTAGACATGATAAAGGCATTATTTTTATAGACCGCCGAATATTTGCAAAAAAATAAGAACTCCCACAGGCTTAAAACAAGTCAATTTTGAGAAAAGCTAGGGTCTTTTTTGTGACTATTCCGGTAATCAACTTACCACTTGCTTATCCAAAAGTGAACTTTCTGTGGTGGGAACCTTTGCTCCGAATGATACACGTCATGCCGGATATTTGTCACACCGAGGAAAAATGCTGCGTATAGCAAATTTGTATGATCAACTGATTTGCCATCACCAATGCCAAAAGTTGATATAGCAGTTCTTTTGTGCATGTTGATCAAAACAGGAATTGACATCAGTCTGTGCCCCATCTGCAAAATTGGAAAATTAATCTTGATCAAAACAAGTATTTGCATCAACGGCATTTTGATCGATGTCAAGACCATACAAAACAAAGGCTCTCCATTAATAAACATCGACATTCCATGAAAATTACCCTAAATAAATTGTTATACATTTACTTCCAGAAAAATTAATGCAAAATTTTCTGTGGCGAAGCGATGCAAAAAAAACTAATAATTGTACCACTAAAAAGGTAGAAGCTTGACCAAAAAAAACTCAATTGATATACTATGACACCTAAGAAGAGGTCTCGTTGAAAATGAACGAATGAAGTCTTGAATTTTATTCAAGACCAGATGCATAGAGATGCATCTGATGAGAGAACTGAGAGATCCTTCTCTCAGCTTACGAATGAAGTCTTGAATTTTATTCAAGACCAGATGCATAGAGATGCATCTGATGAGTGAACTGAGAGACCCTTCTCTCCGCTTTATAGCAGAAAGCCCTTTGTAGTTTTATTTTATCATTATCTGTAAGTGACGATTAGCTTTTTATTGTATATTTCCTTTGGGCTTTCTTCTATACGGCTAAATGTTATGGGAGGTATCATTCAAAGTCTCGCTTTGTAAGTTCTGATTGTCTTATTATCGAATGTAATGTTCCAATTTTAATTTCTTTATGCACCGGTACTGGAACAGTTATCGTTGAATTCTCCGTAAGTTTTTGCATTATTACATGACTTCCTTTCTGCCTGACTTTTATAAACCCATGGTTTGACAATATTAAGCAGATGTCCTTACCTGATAATGTTCTCATTAAAAATTAGATATTAACTGTAACCCTTGAAATTTGCAATTCGTTGTGCAATCTTCTAGTTATTTCAGTTTCGGAGGCTGTCTCATAAAATAATTCAAGAGCTTCAACAAGGTTTGATTTTGCCTCATCTGGTGTATCACCTTGACTTGCAATATCTAATTCAGGACAAAGAGATATATACATATTGTCCTCCTTTTCTATTACTGCTGTTAATTCTATTTTTCTGTGCATAGAGCAAATTTAGTGAATTTTTTGATATCTCCCATAACGGTTCTGAGATTGATGCAGGCAGAGCATTTTTCGATGGCTGCCATAAGTAACAATTTCAAGTCAAATTTACGACTTTTTCTGAATTGAAAACTGGTTTGCTCTGCTTGAATCAATCTCATGTTATCTGAAATTTCATTTTTTATAGAAGAAATAACCAGTTTCTTGCGTTGGCTGCCAATTATCATTATTTAATCCGGGAATTTTCAATTCGTTGAAAAGCTTTTTGGAGCCTGAAATTGTCATAGTGAATTGGTTTACATTGTTTGTATTTCTTTCATTTACAATATATTCAATTCTATAATCTTCAGTATTGACAATTTTTTTAATATGTGGATCTAAAAATTCACTAATTGCTTTTGGGTTAGGAAATTTTGTTGATTTTATAAACTCAATTTCAAAACTGCCCTCATATTTAAATGTTGGCCAATAAACAAACAGAAAATTCGGGTTGTTTTTTTGCTCTTGAAAATAAATATTGTACATTAACTTACTGTCAAATACTATTTTTTCGAGATAATAATCGAACGGAAAGTGAGAATTTAAATATTTAATTTGCTTGAAATCGAATTTATATGTACTTCCATCATGGGTCATGGCGCTTTTTAATGTTGGATTTATAGTCCACATTCCAATTTCTCTGTAGTTTTTCACAACAGTAAGTCAAAAATTTGGCACTTCACTAGAATTTTCAACTTCTTTCCCTAATTTAGTATTCTTGATAAATTTAACAATTTCGATTGAATCCTCAAGAATAAAATTAAACATACCAAAGGTCTTGTCATCGTCATTATGCGGATATCTGCCTATTATTTTAGTTGTAGAATCAACTAATAAGGTATCAAATAATAATTTTTGACAAAGTGCTTGACTGCTGATATTAATTATAAATAATAGGAGAATAAGTCTCATTTATTGATTTTTATATTCAGAAAACGTCAGACTGTGAAAATACCATATTTTTTGTTTTCAAATGCATAAATCACCCGGTAAAATTTCATATAACCTAATTTTAGACATGATAAAGGCACTATTTTTATAGACCGCCGAGTAGGTTACAAAAAAATAAGCTCTCCCAAAGGCTTAAAACAAGCCAGTTTTGAGAAAAATTAGGGTCTTTCTTGTAAGGAGAAACCCAATTTCTCAATTTTTCGATAAGCATCGGAACCCCTAGTATAGAGAAACATCGTTTGATGTTGTATACAAGCATTATTAAACTGTGTTCACCATTGACTTTTACTAATCCTTTAAGGTTGGTGTAATAATATCCCCATTTTCTTTTTATGGTTCCAAAGATATGCTCATTAATTTCTTGTCGCTTACGGTACAATACTGCATTGTCTTTATAGCGTTTATTGTTCTCTTCCACCGCAGAAGCAAATTCACTTCTCTCTATTTCTCTGCCTCCACTTGCTCTACCTGTACAGAGATGTTTTACCGGACATGTTTTACAGTCGGGTGTTCGGTATTTTTTAAATCTATAACTGTTATGATTATCTCTTGATTTTTTATGCCAGGAACCGGTTGTATTTAAAATATTTCCTTGTGGGCATGTATAACAATCGCTTTCTTCATTATAAATGAAATTCGTTACTACGTATTCTGGTGTGGTTCCATGTGTGTTGCTATTCACTATTTCAGAAGGTGCAACGATTGTAACAATATTTGCATCTTTGCATTGCTGAATTTCTCGCCCATTGTGATAGCCTTTATCTAGAATAGCAATAAAATTATCTGCAGCTAAATTTGCTTTTGCTTCGAGTGCGATATCGGTTAAGGCATTCCGGTCATTGCGATTTATGGTATGAGTGGCAATGACCAATTTATGTTTTTCATCAACCGCAGTTTGGACATTGTAACATACCTCTACGACTTGTCCATGAACCAACAATGCTCTGGAATCCGGATCAGTAGTACTTATCTGTGGTTCGTTTGTAGAAAGGAGTTGTTCCTGAAGAATTTCATACTTAATTTTGTTCTTCTTAAGTCTATTTATTTTTTCTTGGATGTCAGAAACTTTGATTAAGTCGTCCTGGGAATCGTTTTGTTCAAGTAGATTGATGTATTCCGTACTTTTCTCTTCAATATAGGCTAAATGTCTCTCAATTTTCTTTTGATTGTAATTATTCTTTTTGCTGTTGTGGGCTCTTGACTTTGTGCCATCAATAGCAACAACTTGTCCACTGACTAAATCGATATCCTTCAAAAATGAAACAAATAATTTGAACACGTTTTTTAATGCTTTAGGATTGTCTTTTCTGAAATCAGCAATGGTATGATAATTTGGTTTCAAGCCTAATGTTAACCACTGAAGTTCGATATTGCGACAGCATTCTGTTTCTAATCGGCGACTACTTCTCAAACCATTTAAATAGCCATACAAATAAATTCTAAGAAGTGTAGCAGATTCAAAACTTGGTCGACCCTCATTCTTTAAAGTCTTTACTTCAAATCCAAGTTTTAACAAATCTAATTGCTCTACAAATGCGTCAATAAATCGAACGGGATTATCCTGTCCTATTGAGTCTTCCAATGAACTCATTTGCATTTGTAATCTTGGTATGCCGGTAACATGATTCATAATGTATAAAAATACAGATTACAATGAATATAGCTACGATTTATTTATATTAATTTTTATGGTAGTTTTTTCACAACCTGACGCTTCGCGGCTTGTCGCAGTGGCGATTTACCGAGAACAAATTTATTAGTTTTTATTTAAACAGTCAACTTTATTTTTCACTTAAGTTTTTATTGATCGCCATTGAGACAAACCGCTGTTATGGACCGGTCTAAGCGAAGTTTGTAAAGCAAGAAACGATTGCCATTTTGTAAGCCATCACACTTCATGTTGTTTGAATATTACTACAATGGTTTGCAATAATTTATGCCATCACGTAAAGGACGCCTGAACGGAATGTCTAGTTTTTGTTAATTTATACAATGTGAAGCATTATTAATTCGTCATGTTTGAACTCTTGAATTCGTTAAGGATAATAAAGTATTGCAATTATGATTTGCTTGACTATAGTAATGCAAAATCGCTTAGGCGTCCTTATTTCGTTTTGTTTAAACATGCCGTTATGTAATGGCTTAGATCGTCCATAACGGCGAAGTATTCACGCCGTAGCTGCCAAAGGAGGCAGCGATAAAGTTGAATACAAAATTAAAAAAGTAGGCTCGACCGAAGCTGAATGCAGCTATGGGCAGGAATACAATGTTATGCTTAGTTTATTTTTTATCACGTTTTAAATTGTTATTCAATGTTTTCAAAGATTCGTTTATGGCTTTTAAATACATACTATCCTTTTGACTATCAACAACCAAATGTTCGAGTAGTTGATTGGTTTTGGTTGTGGTGGACGGTAATTGGTTTATGGTTTCTTCGATTTTTGTGGGTAAATGATCTATATCATTATCTTTGGTGAGAGACAATAAGTCAGGGATTCCACATAAAAGTGATATAAAAATTGAACCATAAGCGAGATTTTTAGCAATGGTTGATTCTTGTTTCGATTCGGTTGATAATTGTTGACTAAGTGAAAGCTGAACTTGAAGAAGTTCAACTTGTTTTTGATATATTTCGGTTTGGCTTGTTAATACTTCAATTTGTTTATTGGATTTTTCTGATTCTTCAAATTGAAGAAGTTTCATACATGTATCAGCTTTAAGAACAAATCCACAATTTTTATGATTGTCAAGTTCTTGAACGTTGTTGAAGTTTCCGTTTTGACAATGAGCTTCTTCGTGAAAGAAAGAATTGTAAAACCATTCTCTTATAGAACGATTAGTGCAGTTGTTAATAGTGTAACCTTCTTGTTGAAGTGTTGATATTAAAGAATTGAATTTTAATCCGTTGGTCAAATTTTCACGACCAAGTTGTAAAATTCTAAGGTAAAGTTTATCGTCTATTTGTTTACTCATAGATTTTAAATTTTATTTTAATGTAGCATAACAATCTGCTTTACGCAAGTTTAAACTTGCGGCAATCTACTATTATCCGAGAAATATACGCAAGTTTCTTTTTGTAGGAGAGCTTTGCGCTATGAAGTTGAAATTGGTTATGTTGTTTTTTTATATGTATTGATTTAGAACAGTTGACAAATATAGGTTATTTGCTATAAATTTGTCTAATTTTAATTTTACTGATTATTTTGTATTGTTTACATCTGTTATCGGGGTATAAATTTCAGTAGTTTTGAGTAATTTAAGAATCAGAGCTGACTGCATATATTGGATATCAAATCATCCCTCAATTTGATGCGTCAATCAGCTTTAAAGGTATAAAAAAGTGCTGAAGGTACAAATAGCTGCTTAGCATCTTAGTAGGCAGAAAGTTCTAAGATCCAGCAGTCGTAAATCACAGTTTAAATTGCTTGAAATTTGCATATTTCTTTCAAATGCCCAAGATAGTTTACCACATTTTTTTTGCTGCCTTCTTTAAAATAATATGAACTAAAAAAACATGAACTAAAAAAATATACATATCGCAGCATTATTTACTTTTGCAAAGGGAATACTGCTTTACATAGGAACCAATATTGCCTGATATTTTTCTTAGTCTGCTTTCTTAAAACTTGGGTGTCCAACTTGCCACAACGAAAAGCTTACCATATCAGCAAACTCTTTAAAATTTTCATCTACATCTGATGTAAAGTGTCCATTACCATAATTTACATAGAGCAATACTGGTTTATTAGAGCTAGTACTATTTTGTAAAACTGCTGCAAACTTTGCTGGCATCCAAGGAACGACTCTTGCATCATTCATCCCACTTCTTACAAAGACAGCAGGATATTTTGTGTCTTTAACCACTTTGCTTTGTGCATCCATTTCTATTAAAGACTTGCATTCTTCTTCTACTTTTATTGACCCCATTTCTGGAATTTGATTGTCGCCATTTGGCGTAGTTTCTGACCTTAAAGCATTTGTTACTCCAACTTCATCTATTGCTACTGCAAACAAATCAGGTCTTTCAGTAATGGCTCTACCAATTAATATTCCACCTGCACTCATTCCTTCTCCGATTAGTTTCTGCGGTGATGTATATTTTTCTTTAATTAAATATTCTGCACAAGCTATAAAATCTTTCCAAGTGTTAGGTTTTGTAGCTTTCATTCCAGCTTGATGCCATTCTTCTCCCTTTTCGCCGCCACCCCTTACGTGTGCAAAAGCAATGCTGCAACCCTGCTCTAAAAGTATTGCCATAATGTCAATAAAGCTTGGTTGAGAAGAACTGCCATAAGCACCATAACCTGTAAGATAGCAGGGAGCATTACCATCAAATTTAATATTCTTTGGGTATAAAATTGAAAGTGGTACTAAAACTCCATCATGACTTTTTACTTCAACTTCTTTAATTGCAATGTCTTTTGCAAAATCAGGATAGCTTCCATTCATATCAAACCATTTACTTTTAAGTATTGTATTTTTTGCTACATCATATTCGTAAATCGAATAAGGCGAAAGCCAATTAGTATTGTATACAATTAATCTGTCGTTTGAAGTTTCATTAAAAGGCGATGAGCCATTTATTCCTTGAGGTAATAGCAATTTTTTAGTTGTTAAGGTTTTAGGGTCTATCAAATGTTTTTCTTTGGTAAGTCCATTGCTTGTTGCATAAATAATATAGTTTTTAGTTTTTTGAATACCGGTAATCACGTCTTTGCCTTCTACTACAATTATCTTTGCTTTATCAAAATTTGGATTTAGTAAACTGGTTACACCTACCTTAAACTTGGGTGCATTTTTATGCGATAAAAAGAAAAGTTGATTTCCTATTGGATAAAACTCGGTTATCTCATCTTCATATTTTATTAAGGGCTTCCAATTAATTTTCTCTTTATGCAATTCGTCAACAGGTGCAAAATAAACCAATGATTCTCTTTTTACTGAACCTATATTTAAAAATAAATATTTATTGTCATCAGAAACAATAATACTTGGAAATCTTTCGGGCAATACATTCAGTTCTTTATATTTTTCTCTTGAAAATAAAAGTTTATCGTTTGTAGCATAAGTACCTATTGTATGCAAATACACATCCATATATTTTAAAACATCATCACTTTTATTGTCCGTACTTTTCATTTTAGTGTAAATAATTTCAGTAGCATTTGATGTAAATTGGATAGGAAACTCACTCCAAATTGGACCAAAATTATCATCTAATAACTTTTTGGTTTTTATATCAAATATTCTTGCCTGGCAAATTTCTGCACCACCACTTGAAAGTTTTA from Saprospiraceae bacterium includes these protein-coding regions:
- a CDS encoding thioredoxin family protein — protein: MSKSVFYHAGCPVCISAEHDIIGLLGADKVEVVHLGSEKSRVSEAESAGVKSVPALVTPNGNVLHINFGASIVDVKA
- a CDS encoding DinB family protein; the protein is MKIKRPEQQEYDPYFKAYIDLVDLGDFETMFADNTKRTIDFFANIPPDKHNYKYGGDKWTIKEVLMHIIDTERVFAYRALVCIRGDYKTVFYSMDDKLYASNVNVASRSMNSLINEFQVVRQNSGLLFQNITEEQSKFLGKGVSSNFSARALAWIMMGHILHHINVIQERYL
- a CDS encoding EamA family transporter, which translates into the protein MKQYQFYALISMLFAGLTSVVAKAGLKNVSADTGLAIRTSFVFAFIWINIFVFNQIKDFLNLTLKDVSFLGVSALTTTVSWIFYYKAIKIGQVSEVALIDKASIIITIILSFLFLQEQLTWKICIGAILILSGLITIVWK
- a CDS encoding type II toxin-antitoxin system HicA family toxin — encoded protein: MRTLSGKDICLILSNHGFIKVRQKGSHVIMQKLTENSTITVPVPVHKEIKIGTLHSIIRQSELTKRDFE
- a CDS encoding type II toxin-antitoxin system HicB family antitoxin — its product is MHRKIELTAVIEKEDNMYISLCPELDIASQGDTPDEAKSNLVEALELFYETASETEITRRLHNELQISRVTVNI
- a CDS encoding prolyl oligopeptidase family serine peptidase, whose product is MQKKITLKVLIFLAFAQTAKAQFNYPTTKEIPVVDNYFGTKITDNYRWLENLEDTAVMTWIKVQADFSNNLINKISGRDILLKRLKEYQQMGGDVFGKIIQCGSTYYYAKTTKGANLSKLYLRMLPDGKEELLFDPESIGKSTQLIDFIADDNGNKIAIKLSSGGAEICQARIFDIKTKKLLDDNFGPIWSEFPIQFTSNATEIIYTKMKSTDNKSDDVLKYMDVYLHTIGTYATNDKLLFSREKYKELNVLPERFPSIIVSDDNKYLFLNIGSVKRESLVYFAPVDELHKEKINWKPLIKYEDEITEFYPIGNQLFFLSHKNAPKFKVGVTSLLNPNFDKAKIIVVEGKDVITGIQKTKNYIIYATSNGLTKEKHLIDPKTLTTKKLLLPQGINGSSPFNETSNDRLIVYNTNWLSPYSIYEYDVAKNTILKSKWFDMNGSYPDFAKDIAIKEVEVKSHDGVLVPLSILYPKNIKFDGNAPCYLTGYGAYGSSSQPSFIDIMAILLEQGCSIAFAHVRGGGEKGEEWHQAGMKATKPNTWKDFIACAEYLIKEKYTSPQKLIGEGMSAGGILIGRAITERPDLFAVAIDEVGVTNALRSETTPNGDNQIPEMGSIKVEEECKSLIEMDAQSKVVKDTKYPAVFVRSGMNDARVVPWMPAKFAAVLQNSTSSNKPVLLYVNYGNGHFTSDVDENFKEFADMVSFSLWQVGHPSFKKAD